The Leguminivora glycinivorella isolate SPB_JAAS2020 chromosome 7, LegGlyc_1.1, whole genome shotgun sequence genomic interval CATTAAACCCTTCCTCTAAGTCTGGTGTACCAACGTAAGCATTGAGATATTTAACATAAAACAATGGATCAGAGTCACAAAACACCTTTTCATTGGCTTGGACTATTTTCTTGATCTCTACATTTATAAAGTAATTGAAGGAATCGATGTGTTGTTTTACGAGACCTTTTACTTGTAGGAATGATGGAACCAACTTCCATTTGTCCTGAAATAGTAAATACATACATCAAACTATTACATACTCCTGCTGAGCAATTTATGTCTGAGAATAGTATAACTCGTTAGTATAAATGCGAATTTACCTTcttattatacaatatttatgGATACAAGTAATAGAACTAACAAATTATAAAATAGTAAACACGCTAACCTCTAACGTTTTAACAGGCTCCCGTAAACCTTTGTCCCATTCATTGTTTTTGTCACCCATTGTTACCTAAGTAATTCGTTAATTCAGCTTATCTTTTAGAGAGTAATACATAACCTATATATCattatttataagaaaaacattaatttaaattatttctcaATTTTTTGACTTCACGCGCCGCACGTCAGAATGACAGACAACCggctgtcagtcatttgtcattCATTAATTCACACTGCCCAAGCTATGGTTTTAAAAGCTTATGATGTGTATAGTTAGCTTTATTAGTAACAGTCCTATAGGTGACTCAAATAGATTCTGAGGTATGTTCGGTTGGTCAACCTGTATTTATCTGGTTTTTAATTATGAGAATCATTACTGAGAGTCCTCTCAAAGTACACTTTCTTACTTAATCTGTGGTTGCGGTATTTTTGTCCATGATTTCGGAGAGGATTTTGGTGTTTTGTCTGTGGCTAAAGTCAATTTCTGAAAGGTCAAAGAATTGTGATTCCGGTTggaataaaaattattaaaattgtttacatAACATTAGCAACAATTTCCTtggaatattataataattatgtgttcACAAATTGATATTTAACGTTTCGTAATGGTTTTCGAGTCTTTACCCCGTACGGTTCGCATTCTCTTGCTTGGAGAGCCTGGAGTGGGAAAAACTTCGCTTATTCTTTCTTTGGTGACTGAAGAATTCTCAGAACATGTACCACCTAAAGCGGAAGAAATCACGATTCCTGCTGATGTCACTCCAGAACAAGTACCAACCAACATTGTGGATATCTGTAGTAAGTAGTGTTATCGAAAAAATCATATGTCTAGTCCTAGCAACAACAAACAACTTCagccaaattaaatatttttgtttttttagtaGCTGAACAATCGTTAGAGCAAATTGGTGAAGAAATTGAAAAGGCTCATGTTATATGCATTGTGTTTTCTGTTGAGAAACAAGAAACACTGAATAAGGTTGCTTCATACTGGTTACCATTTGTAAGGGAAAACTGCCCAGACGACCACAGGAAGCCAGTTATTCTTGTTGGAAACAAGATAGATTTAATTGACTATTCTGTTATTGATGTGAGTATTATTACTACATAAATGTATGCTAATTATATTAAACTTCTTGTGAAATTATATGATTGTCACaggtaatttataattattattaaaatatatctttttatttttagcaCATATGGGACATAGCTGAAGAGTATCCAGAAGTGGACCGTTGTATAGAATGTTCAGCAAAAACACTTACAAATGTCTCGGAAATGTTCTACAATGCACAAAAAGCGGTGCTACACCCCATCACACCCATTTATTCTATTGAGGAACAAGAGGTGATTATCTATTTTTTACTTTTGACTGGTTACCATAGAAACAAGACTAATGTAgtctataaatatctatatatttCGCTACAAATCATACCCAAGATaagataattatattaattatgctTCAAGCCCAATacaaaaattgtatttaaaaaaattgtgtgtCTTAGCTGGGAACTAATCATGACatttaattttagttgtaatGACTTAAATATGAATCTACACGATAGCCTCCCCTCTGAAATAAGTATTGGGCCATCCTTACGAATCTGCCAGCTAAACGTCGAGGGAATTAGCTTGGCCAAGTGCGAATACCTGCACAAAATGCTGACGAAACACAATGTGGATGTCTTATTGCTACAAGAGACGCACACAAAAGACATGCAAGATCTCGAGTCCAGAGGAAAGATCCTAGGATACAACATTATTTCTGCACACAATCACGCAAAATATGGGATTGTAACCTATGCTAGGGAGAGCCTAACGGACATCTCCATCCTGCCAACTAAAGTAAACCCTAGCAATTTCTACTTAATAGCAATCAAAGTCCAGGACACCTCGATTGTAAACATCTATAAGCCCCCTGCCCAAGAGTGGGGAGACGGACTGCCGGTGTTCCCGCACCCCTGCATCTTCGCGGGCGATTTCAATAGCCACCACATTGCATGGCGCTACGATTCCAATGACCTAAATGGGATCCACCTGCAGCAATGGGCAGAACAAAATAGTTTTCACCTGGTTTTCGACGCAAAGGAGAAGGGGTCCTTCAGATCTGCTCGATGGAAAAGAGACTATAACCCAGATCTCACATTCGTATCATGCGAATCATCAGGTGTTCCTTTTCCCATAACACGAAATATTCTTTGCAATTTCCCCAATAGCCAACACCGTCCAGTTCTGATTAAGACAGGAAACCAAATCCCCTTAATGAAATCAATGCCTCTCCCTAGGTGGAATTTGCAGAAGGCGGACTGGGTTGCCTTTGCAAACGACATGGACTCCGCTATAAGATGGATTCCTCCAATTGCCGAAAATTATTCGAGGTTTGTCGGGCTGACGACTGCAACGGCAAAGAAGTATATTCCGCGGGGTTACAGAAAAACCTATGTCCCTGGTTGGAGTGAAGAAAGCGAACAGCTTTACCGACAATACAAATCGACCGGAGACCAGGAAATAGGACGGAACCTACTGGAGTCACTGGACACGGAGCGGAAAAACAAGTGGTTGACCACTGTGGAAAAGATGGACTTCAAAACGTCAAGCAGGAAGGCATGGAACGTTCTTAACAAATTAACGGGCAAATCGGGCTCAAGAAATGTATGCGTGTCTCAAAAACTAACTGATTCCATAGCCAACCGAGTCGTCGAAACGTCACGTGTAAAAGGTGATCGGCCCCATACTAAAACCGTTAAGAAACTTAGCCAAAACTGCAAGAAAGAGCTCTCGGCTGACGAATTCATCTCAAGACCTTTCACAGAAGAGGAAACAACCTACGCCATCAAACAACTTAAGCTAGGCAAAGCAGCGGGAGAGGATGGCATCTACAATGAATTCATAAAGAACTTGGGGCCAAGCTGTAGAAAATGGCTTACGAATTTCTATGCGGACATACTGGCTAGAAATAAGCTGCCCCCCACTTTCAATTTCGCCAAAATAGTTGCCATCCTCAAACCAAACAAGCCAGCAGATGACCCGAAAAGCTATAGACCTATAGCCCTGCTTAGCTCACTGTATAAATTATTAGAAAAGCTACTTGCTAACAGAATTACACCCTTTATTGAAAAAGTTGTCCCAATAGAGCAGGCCGGATTCAGAGAGGGTCGTAACTGTACAGATCAGGTACTGTCCCTTACGACACATATTGAGACAGGATTTCAAAAACAGCTTAAAACAGTAGCTGTCTTCGTGGATTTATCTGCAGCCTACGACACAGTATGGCGACATGGTCTGTACTACAAATTAATGAAAGCAGTCCCCTGCCGCAATATTACTAGCCTCATAAACAATATGCTATGTAATAGGGAATTTGTCGTCCATCTGGGGGATTATCAGAGTCGTCCCAGGAAGCTAAACAACGGCCTACCACAAGGCTCCACACTGGCGCCACTACTTTTCAATCTTTACACACACGATCTCCCAGAGACAACGTCCAGGAAATTTGTTTATGCTGACGACATTGCATTAACTCACCAGCACTCCACCTTTAAAACGGCGGAAACTCAACTCACCACAGATCTGCAATTACTTAACTCGTACTTTAAAAAGTGGAGACTAGTGCCAAACGCCAGCAAAACAGAGATTTCCACATTCCATCTAAATAATAGACAGGCCTCATACACCCCCACAGTGAGCTTTGATGGCAAAACCCTTTCGCACAATCCACAGCCAAAATACCTCGGCGTGACCTTAGACCGTTCTCTCACATACTCCTCCCACCTCTCTAAGTTGAGCAAGAAGTTAGGAACCCGCAATAACATCCTGCACAAGCTGACTGGAACTACATGGGGAGCCAGCGCTGACGTTCTTCGTACGACAGGACTCAGTCTAGTGTATTCCGCTGGCGAATACTGTGCTCCGGTATGGCTCAACAGCGCACATGTGGAGAAGATCGATGTTCAGCTGCGAAAAACCATGCGATGTATAACCGGCACTATACAGTCAACACCGATACAATGGCTGCCAGCTCTGAGCCATATTGCTCCACCTAATCTCAGGAGACAACAAGCCCTGCTAAAAGAAGCACGCAAAATTGCCTCAAATCCAAAACTGCCCGTCTCCTCCGAATTCTTCTCTCCACCTAAGCTACGCTTGAAATCCCGACAACCGCCGTATAAGACGGCACAGGAACTGAAAGAGGGTAGCTTTAACATTAACGAAAAATGGAAAGAGGATTGGACTGCTAACTTGCCGAAGGCATTTCTTGCGAACTACGATCCCACTAACAAACCGCAGGGTTTCTCAGCTCCAAGACGGGAATGGTGCCAACTAAACAGACTTCGCACTGAAAGCGGCCGATCAGGAGAATTTATGTTTAAGTGTGGGTGGCGAGACTCACCGAAGTGCGACTGCGGAGCACCCGTGCAGTCCATTTACCACATTATCCATGAATGCCCGAAAAGAAAATACCCAGGAGATCCTCTGGACTTACATAAACTAAGTAAATACGCAGCCGACTGGGTGAAGAACTTAGATATTAACCTGTAAAGCGACGAATAAATTCTGATtgatgccatacgactaaataaataagttGTAATGACACATGTTGTAGATTAGGTCAATCACCACTTTCATTGCCAACATTCTGAATTGTGATATTCTGTTTTTCTAGCTCACAGAAAAATGTAAAAAGGCTCTCTCTAGAATATTCAGGATCTGTGATCTAGATGGCGATGGACTTATGGATGACTATGAGATTACATTATTCCAAAGGAAATGCTTTGACACTCCACTGCAATTACAGGTAAAAAGAAATGCTAGTCAAAACTgtcattaatataaataatttattccaGTCAGCATGAAACAGAACAATATTATGCATTTTACATTGTTTATCAATCTTACAACCCATTgttgttatttaaataattaataatatatttaaaacttaCAGTAAACTGTGTGTTAAATAAGTAAACACATTAAGTGCTTATTGACCTTGAACTTTTGTGTTACAACTACACATGAGGTTATTAAAAAATGTGTAAagagataaatacataataatatatgtataattttttttttgtcagtaATTAAGAATTATTTTAAAATCCTAGCTCTACATATCTTTATATGAGCTTTTGAAGTTCAGTTttgaacaaatattattttgtgatatgaataaaatcataaaattgTATTCAGGCTAGTATCATTTTTCTTCCAGGTTTTAGATGAAGTAAAATCTGTAATTGCTCAAAACATCGCTGGGGGCATTGAAAATGATTGTATCACAATGAAAGgctttatatttttacattgcCTGTTCATACAACGAGGCAGGAATGAGACAACTTGGACAGTCCTCCGCAAGTTTGGATATGATGAATCTTTAGAATTGATGCATAGCTATTTGTATGCAAAGTAAGTTATGACAATGACATTCATTTCACTCAATGTTTTGCAAACAATAGGTTGCTTTTCTCTTTTAGTTCTTGCAATAGAGATTTTTACTGGCTATCATTTGTTCAATAGAACTGAAATTCCAATTAAACACAAAgctttcaattccacacttaaCATATCACATTATTGCCACAAGTGCAATAAGTTTCAGTAGAAATTCCACCTTATTGCAGAGGGCCTTATTGCACATTAAGCTTAGGGCCCTTTTAGGCATGGAATGCCACATAcgtatataattttaattacaagtTTAATACAATACaggatgtaatttttataacaagaAATGGTTTTTCTTcgattttatatttcaatttcattttGTCTCAAAAACACTTAACGCGTGCACATATTCCGATTTCTGACTgcaatttataaacaaataatcACTTCCTTAAATATTGTCTGTAATAAATGTATACcctgtataaaaatattttgttaccttACAGCATCAAAGTACCATCTGGTTGTACATCTGAGCTTTCATACAAAGGTCAACAGTTTTTGACGCAACTATTTGAAAAGTATGACAAGGACAAGGATGGTATGCTCAATCCAACTGAATTGAAGAATGTGTTCTCCAGCTGCCCTAGAATCCCTTGGCACAATTTGAGATACACTGTACCTACTAATGAAAAGGTATGTTtacgatttatttttaaatcttgGAGATTCTGTGTTGACAAACAATAAAATTGATTTCATTCCTTCACTTGAAGCatgattcaatatttataatatacattacatactTCAGAATGACATGATCTAAATCAACTATGCATATGTCTGACTTTGCAAATCCTCCTCAGGATAACATTAGGTACATGATAACTACATTAtgtctttagacttatattgaaggagatttttgtcgagctcccgatatttcgacacaGTTACATGcattacatgcatcatgatcacgtaAAACCATGTTCCGTACACCGAGCGGATATTGCCTTTGCCCGTGTCATGAAACGCAtgtcattatcctccttgcgttatcctggcatttgccacggctcatgggagcctggggtccgctttgacaactaatcccaatatttggcgtaggcactagttttacaaaagcgactgccgtctcacctccaacctgaagggtaacactgggccttattgggattagtccggtttcctcacgatgttttccttcaccgtgcACGCATGTAGAAACTCTTATATCTTTTTTTATCAGGGATACCTGACACTGCAAGGCTGGATGTGTCGCTGGACGCTGATGACGCTAATGGATCTACAGAACACAAGTGCCTATCTAGCCTACCTGGGCTTTAACTTCCTCGAAAACGAGTCACAAAAAGCTGCAATACATAGtgagtataacattttatatcaAGCAGGATGCACCTGGCAAATCGAAGATATGTATACAATACGTTACGTTAGGTATTATACAAATAATCTTATCTTACTCAGCAAAACATACAAACGAAATGTTTCAATGACATAATCGTCAATTCACTTTTTGATATTTACAATATCCGCCAAATATATTTCTCATAGTCATGATACTCATGATGTATTTTTACTTAgtaatttgggtccccccaattagcgtaagtcgttaacaaaaattaactcgctgtcagttttgtgatgataattaagcataaaatatgtctaaacatctacttttttcacattctgaatgtagattatcgcttaaagtttatgtacctaactaacacaaaaacaatatatttattgaaatttcatgcttaattatcgtcacaaaactaattggggggtcccaaaactcccaaattttgaaaatgcccatttataacacataggtacataaatatttaacgGTGTTCGAtcagaagtttttttttataaaaaactaCGATTGAATAAGTACGTTATTGAATGTTACGTGGGCGttgaatgaatgatttattgCGTATATGTTAATTCAGGTTACAATAGCAGGTACAGGTGCATATTATAAAACAGTTCCACTGAACAATACCTTTACAGGTGTATACGCTAACATAACTTacactaaaataaattaatagtttaaaaaacactataaaacacgcttttataaatgcacgtaaaagccacaaataaattatggatcgttcaagttgtctctatttgtgagctgaagtttaaaaactatgtgcttttaattataatatttgattgtaaaagcgtggggcgcttaaggatcacaagaaaactttttttttgttttttttttcgtggggaatgcgtttacgcataccgccgggtctgaggtggtgggcgacccggtcggttatgtggggctcgaggctgtaaagagtcccccctacccactaaaccccacggtgtccATCCGCGGCCCCGCAGCGGCCATCCTGGATCAGAATCCCTCGCAGGTCGGGCCATGAGCCGACCGGTCCTCACTGTGGGAGCGCTTCCTGGACACAAGGGTCGCACTCTCCAACTCGAGAGCCAGCGTATTGGGCGGGGGCGCTCTCATGCATCCCTCGCCCGCTGGCTGTCTTTAGGGTGGCAGGTTCCGCTCGTGAGCGGCACGTCTGCGACCTAtgcatcacaagaaaaccttaacccaacttattttaaatacaacgttgatctttttttatgcgggggcttcgcccccgagccccctttgtttgctctgaaaggtcacaagaaaacgctatcccaacttattttaaatactacgttaatctttcttttatgcgggggcttcgccccccgagcccccctttgtttgctcttaaaggtcacaagaaaacgctaacccaacttatcttaaatactacgttgatttttctttcatgcgggggcttcgccccccgaccccccctttgtttgctcttaaaggtcacaagaaaacgctaaaccaatttattctaaatactacgttgatctttctttcatgcggggggcttcgccccccgacccccccctttgtttgctcttaaaggtcacaagaaaacgctaacccaacttattttaaatacaacgttgatctttctttcatgagggggcttcgcccccgagcccccctttgtttgctcttaaaggtcacaagaaaaccttaacccaacttattttaaatacaacgttgatctttcttttatgcgggggcttcgcccccgagccccctttgtttgctcttaaaggtcacaagaaaacgctaacccaacttattttaaatacagcgttgatctttctttcgtgcgggggcttcgccccccgagcccccctttgtttgctcttaaaggtcacaagaaaaccttaacccaacttattttaaatacaacattgatctttcttttattgcTCTggaatgtcacaagaaaacgctaacccaacttattttaaatactacgttaatctttcttttatgcggggggcttctccccccgagcccccctttgtttgctcttaaaggtcacaagaaaacgctaacccaactgatctaaaatactacattgatctttctttcatgcgaggggcttcgccccccgaggcccccttttctttactcttaaggatcacaagaaaacttaacccaacttattttaaatacaacgttgatctttcttttatgcggggggcctcgccccccgagccccctttgtttgctctgaaaggtcacaagaaaacgctatcccaacttattttaaatactacgttcatctttcttttatgcgggggcttcgcccccgagccccccctttgtttgctcttaaaggtcacaagaaaacgctaacccaacttatcttaaatactacgttgatctttctttcatgcggggcttcgcccccgagccccctttgtttgctctgaaaggtcacaagaaaacgctatcccaacttattttaaatactacgttaatctttcttttatgcggggggcttcgccccccgagcccccctttgttttgtttgctcttaaaggtcacaagaaaacgcaaacctaacttatcttaaatactacgttgatctttctttcatgcggggggcttcgccccccgggcccccctttgtttgctctgaaaggtcacaagaaaacgctatccctacttattctaaatactacgttgatctttctttcatgcctcccccctcgagccccccccctttttctgttcttatcttccggcaccatcatcaggccttgaaacctaatcgtagtcatagttcattacaagactttgtAAGAAGCCCAagaacagctatgatacgatgttccatcatgtagttccagttcatatcttccggctccatcatcagaccttgaaacctaatcgtagtcaaagttcattacaagacttttctaagaagcccaaaaacagctataatcacaagaaaacgctaacccaacttatcttaaatactacgttgatctttctttcatgcgggggcttcgccccccgagcccccctttgtttgctctgaaaggtcacaagaaaacgctatcccaacttattttaaatactacgttaatctttcttttatgcggggggcttcgccccccgagcccccctttgtttgctcttaaaggtcacaagaaaacgcaaacctaacttatcttaaatactacgttgatctttctttcatgcttgtTTATTTTGGAGCATAGGTTTTCGATAAGATCCTTCCAATCACATTGATGATCCAAAGTTATCCCCAAAAACTTAATTTGCGACACTTCTTCGATAGCAGCACCATTAtattctatatgtaattgaaAAGTATCACTACGAGATGTACTAAACTGCATATACTTTGTTTTAGAAACATTTACTTGTAAATTATTGACTGTTAACCAGTGTATTGCTTGCTCTAATGTCGAATTTATGTCATCATTATAAGCAGTCAGATCATTCCCTTCTATGATTATAGTAGTGTAGATAGCGTTTATATCAGACGCAAAGTACTTTACCACGTCTCCCTTGTTTGCCATTTAGGTGGGTAATATTTCTCTAGTAGAAAATACTACAGTATTTTTCTTGTTATGCTGAGTAATAAaagtatgatatttatttataggtcATTAACGCGCTCTAGCCTAGCTAATCCAATATTTACTTAGTCCAGTTTAAAATTATGATGTAATCTATGCCGGATGCCATCACGACGGATGTCGACTATGGTGGAAATTAGTAAAAAAGTTGAACAAACTCCTGTCAATCTTGTTATTGTCATTTGAAGTTTCATACATACATCTTAAAGTGTATTTTTAACTGTTCCTTAATTACAGCTGTTGTTTTTATCTGACGTAACGTTTTTTTTCAGTAACCCGCGAGAAAAAGGTGGATATTGCCAAGAAACAGTCGAGCCGCAACGTGTACCAGTGCCACGTCATC includes:
- the LOC125227881 gene encoding mitochondrial Rho GTPase isoform X2 translates to MVFESLPRTVRILLLGEPGVGKTSLILSLVTEEFSEHVPPKAEEITIPADVTPEQVPTNIVDICTEQSLEQIGEEIEKAHVICIVFSVEKQETLNKVASYWLPFVRENCPDDHRKPVILVGNKIDLIDYSVIDHIWDIAEEYPEVDRCIECSAKTLTNVSEMFYNAQKAVLHPITPIYSIEEQELTEKCKKALSRIFRICDLDGDGLMDDYEITLFQRKCFDTPLQLQVLDEVKSVIAQNIAGGIENDCITMKGFIFLHCLFIQRGRNETTWTVLRKFGYDESLELMHSYLYANIKVPSGCTSELSYKGQQFLTQLFEKYDKDKDGMLNPTELKNVFSSCPRIPWHNLRYTVPTNEKGYLTLQGWMCRWTLMTLMDLQNTSAYLAYLGFNFLENESQKAAIHITREKKVDIAKKQSSRNVYQCHVIGPRACGKTAICRSFLGIAHKKIKPTQERGGGDSTDNCCINTVQVYGQEKNLVLKEIPIARVSDSLNPSEVNCDVACLVYDVSASRSFEYIARIYIKYFAESHIPVLIVGTRSDVPVRQEYILQPDVFCSKYQLLPPQSFAARDNRRDVFVKLATMAAFPQFQAAWILFSKRRHLKHFASFAGENSSWWKAGIGVAAATVMGLVLLKMFNFQKR
- the LOC125227881 gene encoding mitochondrial Rho GTPase isoform X3; the encoded protein is MVFESLPRTVRILLLGEPGVGKTSLILSLVTEEFSEHVPPKAEEITIPADVTPEQVPTNIVDICIAEQSLEQIGEEIEKAHVICIVFSVEKQETLNKVASYWLPFVRENCPDDHRKPVILVGNKIDLIDYSVIDHIWDIAEEYPEVDRCIECSAKTLTNVSEMFYNAQKAVLHPITPIYSIEEQELTEKCKKALSRIFRICDLDGDGLMDDYEITLFQRKCFDTPLQLQVLDEVKSVIAQNIAGGIENDCITMKGFIFLHCLFIQRGRNETTWTVLRKFGYDESLELMHSYLYANIKVPSGCTSELSYKGQQFLTQLFEKYDKDKDGMLNPTELKNVFSSCPRIPWHNLRYTVPTNEKGYLTLQGWMCRWTLMTLMDLQNTSAYLAYLGFNFLENESQKAAIHITREKKVDIAKKQSSRNVYQCHVIGPRACGKTAICRSFLGIAHKKIKPTQERGGGDSTDNCCINTVQVYGQEKNLVLKEIPIARVSDSLNPSEVNCDVACLVYDVSASRSFEYIARIYIKYFAESHIPVLIVGTRSDVPVRQEYILQPDVFCSKYQLLPPQSFAARDNRRDVFVKLATMAAFPHLKHFASFAGENSSWWKAGIGVAAATVMGLVLLKMFNFQKR
- the LOC125227881 gene encoding mitochondrial Rho GTPase isoform X1 — protein: MVFESLPRTVRILLLGEPGVGKTSLILSLVTEEFSEHVPPKAEEITIPADVTPEQVPTNIVDICIAEQSLEQIGEEIEKAHVICIVFSVEKQETLNKVASYWLPFVRENCPDDHRKPVILVGNKIDLIDYSVIDHIWDIAEEYPEVDRCIECSAKTLTNVSEMFYNAQKAVLHPITPIYSIEEQELTEKCKKALSRIFRICDLDGDGLMDDYEITLFQRKCFDTPLQLQVLDEVKSVIAQNIAGGIENDCITMKGFIFLHCLFIQRGRNETTWTVLRKFGYDESLELMHSYLYANIKVPSGCTSELSYKGQQFLTQLFEKYDKDKDGMLNPTELKNVFSSCPRIPWHNLRYTVPTNEKGYLTLQGWMCRWTLMTLMDLQNTSAYLAYLGFNFLENESQKAAIHITREKKVDIAKKQSSRNVYQCHVIGPRACGKTAICRSFLGIAHKKIKPTQERGGGDSTDNCCINTVQVYGQEKNLVLKEIPIARVSDSLNPSEVNCDVACLVYDVSASRSFEYIARIYIKYFAESHIPVLIVGTRSDVPVRQEYILQPDVFCSKYQLLPPQSFAARDNRRDVFVKLATMAAFPQFQAAWILFSKRRHLKHFASFAGENSSWWKAGIGVAAATVMGLVLLKMFNFQKR